One Salvia splendens isolate huo1 chromosome 12, SspV2, whole genome shotgun sequence genomic window carries:
- the LOC121759177 gene encoding glutathione S-transferase T3-like, which yields MALFDAWINTSYDPIVGNQQANKCFWDKVTDVYNEQKPKGTFRRNMKMLRSHFELTDKDIKLFCGIYKHEAENYQSGASGADILIAALRVFKSNTKKDFIHADVWQSVKELDRWASGVQSSTCSSSKRTKHTASGQNSYSEGGEGNTS from the coding sequence atgGCTCTGTTCGATGCTTGGATCAACACGTCATATGATCcaatcgtcgggaatcaacaagccaacaagtgtttttgggataaGGTCACCGACGTATACAACGAGCAAAAGCCGAAGGGGACCTTCCGCCGCAACATGAAGATGCTTCGCAGTCATTTTGAGCTAACCGACAAAGATATAAAACTATTTTGTGGGATCTACAAGCATGAAGCGGagaattaccaaagcggagccagtgggGCCGACATTCTGAtagcggctttgcgagtctttaaATCCAACACCAAAAAAGATTTCATACATGCTGATGTTTGGCAGTCGGTCAAAGAGCTTGATAGGTGGGCTAGCGGTGTCCAATCCAGCACAtgctcgagctcgaaacgcacaaagcacacggcgagtggccaaaaCTCATATAGTGAGGGTGGGGAAGGCAACACCTCATAA
- the LOC121759642 gene encoding protein kinase PINOID-like: MLIDDCEGAYSSKSSMSSSDTTTISHCASFSRLSFEMPSSSPEQQAALRPHRSSDSSFLAIRLKPNLSFRDFSFVRQIGSGDIGRVYLCRLRSGAEEGRLYAMKVVDNDVLAVKKKTQRAETERKIMRMLDHPFLPTLFAEFEASHFSCVVMEYCAGGDLHSLRHKQPNKRFSLSSARFYAAEVLVALEYLHMLGIIYRDLKPENVLVRSDGHIMLTDFDLSLCSDATLAVESPDFSPDSLSSPRAAAPRAFTPFSCISDRFFRSRKIQTLAANRLFVAEPVSARSCSFVGTHEYVAPEVASGRSHGNAVDWWALGIFIYEMIYGRTPFAGANNESTLRSILKNPLSFPSDAPCSQSESHARDLIAGLLAKDPARRLGSKRGAADVKTHPFFRGLNFALIRTVTPPSVAGMRRQKTAPVARPASPFGLF, from the exons ATGTTGATCGACGATTGCGAGGGGGCGTATTCTAGCAAGAGTTCGATGAGCAGCAGCGACACGACGACGATCAGCCATTGCGCGAGCTTCAGCCGCCTCTCGTTCGAGATGCCGTCGAGCTCGCCGGAGCAGCAGGCGGCGCTGCGGCCGCACCGGTCTTCGGACTCCTCGTTCCTGGCGATTCGTTTGAAGCCGAATCTGAGCTTCCGCGACTTCAGCTTCGTGCGGCAGATCGGCAGCGGGGATATAGGGAGGGTTTACCTGTGCCGCCTCCGCAGCGGCGCGGAGGAAGGGCGGCTATACGCGATGAAGGTGGTGGATAATGATGTCCTGGCGGTGAAGAAGAAGACGCAGAGGGCGGAGACGGAGCGGAAAATCATGCGAATGTTGGATCATCCGTTTCTGCCGACGCTGTTTGCTGAATTTGAGGCTTCGCATTTCTCCTGCGTTGTTATGGAGTATTGCGCCGGCGGCGATTTGCATTCTCTGAGACATAAACAGCCGAATAAACGCTTCTCTCTTAGCTCAGCTAG gttttATGCCGCGGAGGTTCTCGTAGCATTAGAATACCTTCACATGCTAGGGATAATCTACAGAGATTTGAAGCCGGAAAATGTGCTGGTTAGATCCGACGGCCACATTATGCTAACCGATTTCGATCTCAGCCTCTGCTCCGACGCGACTCTCGCCGTCGAATCACCGGACTTCTCGCCGGACTCTCTCTCCTCGCCGCGTGCGGCGGCTCCCCGCGCCTTCACGCCATTCTCATGCATCTCCGACCGGTTCTTCCGGTCGAGAAAAATCCAAACGCTCGCCGCGAACCGCCTCTTCGTGGCCGAACCGGTCTCGGCCCggtcctgctccttcgtggggacGCACGAGTACGTGGCGCCTGAGGTGGCATCCGGTAGGTCCCACGGCAACGCCGTGGACTGGTGGGCCCTGGGAATCTTCATCTACGAGATGATCTACGGCCGAACCCCATTCGCCGGCGCAAACAACGAATCTACGCTGCGTAGCATCCTGAAAAACCCCCTATCGTTCCCGTCCGACGCGCCGTGCAGTCAGAGTGAATCCCACGCGCGGGACCTCATCGCGGGGCTGCTGGCGAAGGACCCGGCTCGCCGCCTTGGGTCAAAGCGCGGGGCTGCCGATGTAAAGACGCACCCATTCTTCCGGGGGCTGAATTTCGCGCTGATACGGACTGTTACCCCGCCGTCCGTGGCGGGGATGCGGAGGCAGAAGACGGCGCCGGTGGCGCGTCCGGCCTCGCCGTTTGGGTTGTTTTAG
- the LOC121758278 gene encoding uncharacterized protein LOC121758278: MSREKETPEPLDFFIWTVEDVGLWLEEINLGNYREIFKENGVNGEYLEGMSMFTTEQILRFIRKCHMKWGDFITLCKELRRIKVACLKGEQKVRRPWWAPACLSVVFVKAAKRNRQSRVVSLKLEP; encoded by the exons ATGAGCAGAGAAAAAGAGACGCCGGAGCCTCTGGATTTCTTTATTTGGACTGTTGAG GATGTTGGCCTGTGGTTGGAAGAAATAAATCTTGGTAACTATCGTGAAATATTCAAAGAAAATGGGGTCAATGGAGAGTATTTGGAAGGGATGTCAATGTTTACAACTGAACAGATCCTCCGGTTCATACGGAAGTGccacatgaaatggggggattTTATAACATTGTGCAAGGAGCTGAGGCGAATAAAAG TGGCCTGCTTGAAAGGGGAGCAAAAGGTACGACGGCCATGGTGGGCACCGGCTTGTCTGTCGGTGGTGTTTGTGAAGGCTGCGAAACGCAACAGGCAGTCTCGGGTGGTGTCGTTGAAGCTGGAACCTTGA